The sequence ATGGCCCTGAGCAGGTCAATCCCCTGCATCCCCGGCATGTTCCAGTCGGTAATGACAAAGTCGAAATCCCCTTGCTGCAACATGGGCAGGGCGGTATTACCGTCATCGGCCTCCTGCACATTGGTGAAGCCAAGATCCTTAAGTAAGTTCTTGATTATACGTCTCATTGTTGAAAAATCGTCAACAACGAGAATTTTCATATTTTTATCCAAAACTGCCTCCAGTGAGGATTCAACTAACTGTTATTCTTATTGAAAATCATGCAACACGCCAGGATTGCATCCTGGTTTTCAGCCTGAGCATAGCCTGACTGTGTATCTGGCTGATCCTCGATTCGCTTACTTCCAGCACTTCACCAATTTCCCTCAGGTTGAGTTCTTCATCGTAATACAACGACAATACGATGGCCTCCCGTTCCGGCAAAGTAGTAATAGCATGGGCCAGTGCTTTTTGAAACGATCCCTGTAACAAATCGTCATAAGGCGCATCGGTGCCACGACTCTGCTCTGTGGTGATCACATCTTCTGTGATACCCAAATCTTCGATACCCACCATGCGCCCGGCATTCACTTCATTGAGCATCTGATGGTATTCCTCCATGCTCACCTGCAGTTTCTCTGCCACTTCATTGTCTCTGGCGTCACGACCAGTGTCTTTTTCCACCTGCGAGATGGCTTCGGCAATGGCGCGGCTGTTTTTGTGCACCGACCTGGGTGTCCAGTCACCTTTGCGGATCTCATCCAGCATAGAGCCGCGGATACGGATACCGGCAAAGGTTTCAAAACTGGCACCTTTGGAACCGTCAAAGTTTCTCGACGCTTCCAACAAGCCAATCATGCCAGCCTGAATCAAATCGTCAACTAAAACACTTGCAGGGAGTCTTGCCATCAAATGATGAGCAATGCGCTTAACCAGTGAAGCATGTTGTTCTACAAGCTTACTTTTATCATCAAGTTGCTGATAGGCAGCGGCTTTATTATTCACACTTTATCT comes from Lacimicrobium alkaliphilum and encodes:
- the cheY gene encoding chemotaxis response regulator CheY, which produces MDKNMKILVVDDFSTMRRIIKNLLKDLGFTNVQEADDGNTALPMLQQGDFDFVITDWNMPGMQGIDLLRAIRSDDSLKHLPVLMVTAEAKKEQIVAAAQAGVNGYVVKPFTAATLKEKLDKIFERLG
- a CDS encoding RNA polymerase sigma factor FliA yields the protein MNNKAAAYQQLDDKSKLVEQHASLVKRIAHHLMARLPASVLVDDLIQAGMIGLLEASRNFDGSKGASFETFAGIRIRGSMLDEIRKGDWTPRSVHKNSRAIAEAISQVEKDTGRDARDNEVAEKLQVSMEEYHQMLNEVNAGRMVGIEDLGITEDVITTEQSRGTDAPYDDLLQGSFQKALAHAITTLPEREAIVLSLYYDEELNLREIGEVLEVSESRISQIHSQAMLRLKTRMQSWRVA